From a region of the Cryptococcus depauperatus CBS 7841 chromosome 6, complete sequence genome:
- a CDS encoding ATP-dependent RNA helicase SUB2: MTDGSSTWTKHLREGCLLGNPNSPHEKNAETPEVVVLRFIVYLCSTAENTMSRLDEEELVDYDEAAEILPSAPATATNGDKADGDKKGSYVGIHSTGFRDFLLKPELLRAISDLGFEHPSEVQQECIPQAILGTDVLCQAKSGMGKTAVFVLACLQQIEPVDGEVSIVILCHTRELAYQIKNEFTRFSKFMTNVRTGVFYGGTPISADQETLASKEKCPHIVVGTPGRTMALVRDKKLNASKVKHFVLDECDKMLEQLDMRRDVQEIFRATPHHKQVMMFSATLSKDIRATCKKFMQSPLEIYVDDETKLTLHGLQQFYLKLEEREKNRKLNDLLDQLEFNQVCIFVKSVQRATQLDALLQESNFPSICIHSGLPQTERISRFQQFKAFEKRILVATDIFARGIDVERVNVVINYDAPADADSYLHRVGRAGRFGTKGLAISFVSSDADQEVLQKIQERFTVAIPTLPETVDPATYMTS, encoded by the exons ATGACGGATGGTAGCTCAACGTGGACAAAACATCTCAGGGAGGGTTGCCTATTGGGGAACCCGAATTCGCCACACGAAAAAAACGCCGAAACACCGGAGGTA GTTGTTTTGCGCTTTATAG TTTACCTTTGCTCAACCGCTGAAAACACAATGTCTCGTctcgatgaagaagagctcGTTGACTACGACGAGGCCGCAGAGATCTTACCTTCTGCTCCCGCTACGGCGACCAACGGAGACAAGGCGGATGGCGACAAGAAGGGGTCTTATGTCGGTATTCACTCGACCGGTTTTAG GGATTTCCTGTTGAAGCCCGAGCTTCTTCGTGCAATCTCTGACCTCGGTTTTGAGCATCCTTCTGAAG TCCAGCAAGAATGTATACCCCAGGCTATACTGGGTACAGATGTCCTCTGTCAGGCAAAGTCTGGTATGGGTAAGACGGCTGTGTTTGTGCTTGCCTGTTTGCAGCAGAT TGAACCGGTCGATGGCGAGGTTTCCATTGTCATCCTTTGTCACACTCGTGAACTCGCTTACCAGATCAAGAACGAGTTTACTCGATTCTCCAAATTCATGACCAATGTCCGAACAGGTGTTTTCTATGGTGGCACACCTATATCTGCCGACCAGGAAACTCTTGCtagcaaagaaaagtgtCCACACATCGTTGTCGGTACTCCAGGCCGAACCATGGCGCTTGTCAGGGATAAGAAATTGAATGCCAGCAAAGTCAAGCACTTTGTTCTTGACGAGTGCGACAAGATGCTCGAACAACTTG ATATGCGACGAGACGTACAAGAAATTTTCCGAGCCACTCCTCACCACAAGCAAGTTATGATGTTCTCCGccactctttccaaggACATTCGAGCAACTTGCAAAAAATTCATGCAGAGT CCTCTTGAAATTTatgttgatgatgagaCAAAACTTACCCTCCATGGTCTCCAACAGTTTTATTTGAAGCTTGAGGAACGAGAAAAGAACCGAAAACTTAACGATCTGCTAGACCAACTCGAATTCAATCAGGTTTGCATCTTTGTCAAGTCTGTGCAAAGAGCGACTCAGTTGGATGCGTTGTTGCAAGAATCCAATTTCCCTTCTATTTGTATTCACTCTGGTTTGCCTCAGACTGAGCG TATCTCTCGATTCCAACAGTTCaaagcttttgaaaagcGTATCCTTGTCGCTACCGACATCTTTGCTCGAGGTATTGATGTTGAGCGAGTAAACGTTGTCATCAACTAC GACGCTCCTGCCGATGCCGATTCTTATCTCCACAGAGTTGGTCGTGCTGGCCGTTTCGGTACAAAGGGTTTAG CCATcagttttgtttcttcGGATGCCGATCAAGAGGTCCTTCAAAAGATCCAAGAGCGATTCACCGTTGCCATTCCCACTTTGCCTGAGACTGTCGACCCTGCTACTTATATGACTTCGTAA